In one window of Lewinella sp. 4G2 DNA:
- a CDS encoding Maf family nucleotide pyrophosphatase, protein MKLILASKSPRRSELLTKAGIPFTIRTADTEEIYPDTLDVLEVAPYLAKLKADGAKHLLQNEDELLLTADSVVILNGKIYGKPKDRADAIATLHQLSGQQHTVVTGCCLMDGTRHEVFSGVSEVYLNEMTDREIEKYVDVYEPYDKAGSYAIQEWVGLAKIHRIEGTYPNIMGLPVDLVYERWINWDR, encoded by the coding sequence ATGAAACTCATTCTCGCTTCCAAATCTCCCCGCCGCTCCGAATTGCTTACGAAGGCGGGCATCCCTTTCACCATCCGTACGGCCGACACCGAAGAGATCTATCCCGACACGTTAGACGTGCTGGAAGTAGCCCCCTACCTCGCCAAGCTAAAGGCTGACGGCGCTAAGCACCTGCTCCAAAACGAGGACGAACTTCTGCTCACCGCCGATAGCGTCGTTATCCTCAACGGAAAGATCTACGGCAAACCTAAGGACCGCGCCGACGCCATCGCTACCCTCCACCAACTCTCGGGCCAACAACACACCGTTGTGACCGGCTGCTGCCTGATGGATGGCACCCGCCACGAAGTATTCAGTGGCGTATCCGAAGTCTACCTCAATGAAATGACCGATCGCGAAATCGAGAAATATGTCGACGTCTACGAACCTTACGACAAAGCTGGTTCCTACGCCATCCAGGAGTGGGTGGGCCTGGCCAAGATTCACCGCATTGAGGGGACCTACCCCAACATCATGGGCCTACCGGTAGACCTTGTCTACGAACGCTGGATCAACTGGGACAGATAG
- a CDS encoding RNA-binding protein, whose protein sequence is MNLFVARLSWDTDEDTLQNTFSAYGEVESVKIILDRETGRSRGFGFVEMPNDEEAKAAIEALDQSDLDGRTIVVKENDRQGGGGGGGGRGGYGGGGGGYGGGGGGGYRGGGGGGGYRGGGGGGGYDRGGRGGGGYGGGGGGGYDRGGRGGGGYDRGGSGGGGGYDRGGRGGGGGYDRGGSGGGGRYDRGGGGGGGSRYDRGGRGGFDDNEGGSRYDRGNRYDRSSGDDFERGGSSYDNNYGPSRRPRISRNNDNF, encoded by the coding sequence ATGAATTTATTTGTCGCCCGGCTGAGCTGGGATACTGATGAAGACACCCTGCAAAACACGTTCAGCGCGTACGGTGAGGTAGAATCAGTAAAAATCATCCTCGATCGGGAAACCGGACGTTCACGCGGTTTCGGCTTCGTAGAAATGCCCAACGACGAGGAAGCAAAAGCGGCCATTGAAGCCCTTGACCAATCTGACCTCGACGGTCGGACAATTGTTGTAAAAGAAAACGATCGCCAAGGCGGTGGTGGCGGCGGCGGTGGCCGTGGCGGCTACGGTGGTGGCGGCGGCGGCTACGGCGGCGGTGGTGGCGGTGGCTACCGCGGCGGCGGTGGCGGCGGCGGTTACCGTGGCGGCGGCGGCGGTGGCGGCTACGATCGCGGTGGACGCGGCGGTGGCGGCTACGGCGGCGGTGGTGGCGGTGGCTACGATCGCGGCGGACGCGGCGGCGGCGGTTACGACCGTGGCGGCTCCGGTGGCGGCGGTGGCTACGATCGCGGCGGACGCGGCGGCGGCGGCGGTTACGACCGTGGCGGCTCCGGTGGTGGCGGACGTTACGACCGCGGCGGCGGCGGTGGCGGCGGCAGCCGTTACGATCGCGGCGGACGCGGCGGTTTTGATGACAACGAAGGCGGCAGCCGTTACGACCGTGGCAACCGCTACGACCGTTCCAGCGGAGACGACTTCGAGCGTGGTGGCAGCAGCTACGACAACAACTACGGCCCCAGCCGTCGTCCACGCATCAGCCGTAACAACGACAACTTTTAA
- the recR gene encoding recombination mediator RecR produces the protein MQFSSKLIEDAVNAFASLPGIGKKTALRLVLHLVQRPPEDSTDFSRAIATMRVNIQHCTVCGNLSDQHVCSICRDQRRDRSMICVVESIRDVMAIEETQQYRGLYHVLGGVIAPIEGVGPSDLNIDTLIQRAREPDAKEIIMAISPTIEGDTTIFYINRQLESVDIAVSSIARGVSFGGELEYADEVTLGRSIVSRTQL, from the coding sequence ATGCAATTCTCTTCCAAACTCATCGAAGATGCCGTCAATGCTTTCGCATCCCTGCCCGGCATTGGTAAGAAAACGGCGTTGCGGTTGGTCCTTCATCTGGTGCAGCGCCCACCGGAAGATAGTACTGACTTCTCCCGGGCGATTGCGACCATGCGGGTCAACATTCAGCACTGTACGGTGTGTGGTAACCTCTCGGACCAGCACGTTTGCTCCATCTGTCGGGATCAGCGACGCGACCGGTCCATGATCTGCGTGGTGGAGAGTATCCGTGACGTAATGGCCATCGAAGAAACGCAGCAGTATCGGGGGCTTTACCATGTGCTCGGTGGGGTAATTGCGCCCATCGAAGGGGTTGGGCCCAGTGATCTCAACATCGATACGTTAATTCAGCGGGCCCGGGAGCCAGACGCTAAAGAGATCATTATGGCCATCAGCCCTACGATTGAAGGGGATACGACCATCTTTTACATCAACCGACAATTAGAATCGGTTGACATCGCAGTGAGTAGCATTGCCCGTGGAGTTTCCTTTGGTGGGGAGTTGGAGTATGCTGATGAGGTGACGTTGGGTAGATCCATCGTTTCGCGGACACAACTCTAG
- a CDS encoding C40 family peptidase, translating into MRNLLYLLLMVVATACAEYVNTEPATLPPAILQLQQEFAPDKRTDRVAISLENDTLTGYTTRRDAAANLREVAAENGYHYAVRTLPAEELADTTFGVVRVATANLRSQPGHSQELATQALYGTPLQVLDKQDDWYLVRTPDRYLAWLEEGAFRRMTKPKFKDYLNTLDLIYTGKSSAAVDAEGNTLAVIRPGAVLPNLNRIQQQQYFVDMNGQKATLTAERVAGRSLPSAEMPNVEDLLKTATTFNGQPYLWGGTSESGLDCSGFTKLTYQLNGYVIPRDASQQVHAGIAVTEDDDELQRGDLLFFGKLREDGSERITHVGFYLGDGRFLHAGADNGQIQENSLIEGAPNFSRHRLNSLLRARRLTPGSPGVVPLRKAFENLLNEG; encoded by the coding sequence ATGCGAAATCTCCTGTACTTGCTACTAATGGTAGTTGCCACTGCCTGCGCAGAATATGTGAATACTGAACCAGCCACCCTGCCACCGGCTATCCTCCAACTGCAACAAGAATTTGCCCCGGATAAACGCACGGATCGAGTCGCCATTTCTCTTGAGAACGATACGCTCACCGGGTATACGACCAGGCGCGATGCGGCCGCTAACTTGCGAGAAGTTGCGGCCGAAAATGGCTATCACTACGCCGTAAGGACGCTGCCAGCTGAAGAACTAGCCGACACAACTTTTGGCGTGGTCCGAGTAGCCACCGCCAACCTCCGCAGCCAGCCAGGCCACAGCCAGGAACTGGCTACCCAGGCACTGTACGGTACGCCACTACAAGTGCTGGATAAACAGGATGATTGGTACCTCGTCCGCACCCCCGATCGCTACCTCGCGTGGCTGGAAGAGGGGGCCTTCCGGCGAATGACCAAACCGAAATTCAAGGACTACCTTAATACGCTAGACCTGATCTATACCGGAAAGTCAAGCGCCGCCGTAGACGCCGAAGGAAACACGCTGGCGGTAATTCGCCCGGGCGCCGTGCTGCCCAATCTCAACCGCATTCAACAGCAGCAGTATTTTGTGGATATGAATGGTCAGAAGGCTACGTTAACCGCCGAACGAGTAGCCGGAAGAAGTCTTCCTTCGGCGGAAATGCCAAACGTCGAAGACCTCCTCAAAACCGCCACCACCTTCAACGGCCAGCCCTACCTCTGGGGAGGGACGAGCGAGAGCGGCTTGGACTGCAGCGGATTCACCAAACTCACCTACCAATTGAATGGCTACGTCATACCGCGCGACGCCAGCCAACAGGTACACGCGGGAATCGCCGTGACGGAAGACGACGACGAGCTACAACGCGGCGATCTGCTCTTCTTCGGGAAACTACGCGAGGACGGCAGCGAACGCATTACCCACGTCGGTTTCTACCTGGGCGACGGACGGTTTCTCCACGCCGGCGCGGACAACGGGCAAATCCAGGAAAACAGCCTGATTGAAGGCGCACCCAATTTTAGTAGGCACCGGCTTAATTCTCTGCTGCGCGCCAGGAGGTTGACGCCAGGGTCGCCCGGTGTCGTTCCCCTACGCAAGGCTTTTGAAAATTTGTTAAACGAAGGGTAG
- a CDS encoding NTP transferase domain-containing protein gives MKHHKHPPIKRPVLGKYGRVEFSLVGTNCATIDGLMERWQREYGSTINTLVVTGDHGQQPEYFTVQPGAKKMMNGVGWNEYDDKLYGSLHDLVLVNGNHYPADRQIVFIDPKKAGTLARRREQLTNVAAVILCQEATDLPQWLSDVIVAETPVWNLADAEGHLFKLFESSAQAAQAPLKALILTGGKSTRMGEDKAGLIYRNGQSEADRLAQLCEERGLETYFSVSEPSGLDNELPDRFVGLGPLGAIATAFLYNPDAAWLVLACDLPLVDGPVIDQLMNTRDSSQLATAIRGGSKPFPEPLIAIYEPRAYARLLQFLSIGYACPRKVLINSDVAEVVLEDETPLTNANTPNERRAVLERLSK, from the coding sequence ATGAAACACCACAAACACCCACCCATCAAGCGCCCCGTTTTGGGTAAGTACGGAAGAGTAGAATTTTCCTTAGTTGGTACTAATTGCGCTACCATTGATGGCCTAATGGAAAGGTGGCAACGGGAATACGGATCGACCATCAATACGCTGGTAGTGACCGGCGACCACGGCCAGCAGCCGGAGTACTTCACCGTACAGCCCGGCGCGAAGAAAATGATGAACGGGGTAGGGTGGAATGAGTACGATGATAAGTTGTACGGTAGCCTCCACGATCTGGTACTCGTTAATGGCAATCACTACCCGGCTGATCGGCAGATCGTCTTCATTGATCCGAAAAAAGCCGGCACATTAGCGCGGCGACGGGAACAATTGACGAACGTCGCCGCGGTAATCCTTTGTCAGGAGGCAACGGATCTCCCCCAGTGGTTGAGCGATGTCATTGTTGCCGAGACTCCCGTCTGGAATCTGGCAGACGCGGAAGGACACTTATTTAAGCTATTTGAAAGTAGCGCGCAAGCCGCTCAAGCTCCGCTAAAAGCCTTGATATTAACCGGAGGCAAGAGTACCAGAATGGGCGAGGACAAGGCTGGGCTGATCTACCGCAACGGACAATCAGAGGCGGACAGGTTAGCGCAGTTGTGTGAAGAGCGCGGTCTTGAGACTTACTTCAGCGTAAGCGAACCGAGTGGACTGGATAACGAACTGCCGGATCGCTTCGTCGGGCTGGGCCCACTTGGCGCCATTGCAACGGCCTTTCTTTATAACCCGGATGCCGCCTGGCTGGTCCTGGCCTGTGATCTTCCTTTGGTTGATGGACCGGTAATTGATCAATTGATGAATACCCGTGACTCGAGCCAATTAGCTACAGCAATCAGAGGAGGTTCAAAACCATTCCCTGAACCGCTGATCGCCATTTACGAACCACGGGCCTACGCCCGACTGCTGCAATTTCTGAGCATCGGCTACGCCTGCCCCCGCAAGGTGCTCATCAATAGTGATGTCGCCGAAGTAGTGCTGGAGGACGAGACTCCGCTTACGAACGCTAATACGCCCAATGAGCGCCGAGCGGTGCTGGAACGACTAAGTAAGTAG
- a CDS encoding dihydrolipoamide acetyltransferase family protein, whose protein sequence is MAEIIRMPRMSDTMEEGNIVDWLVEEGEAVEPGQTLAEVETDKATMELDSYFEGVLLHIAVKEGAVPIDGIIAVIGEEGEDWKAAIESAGDAGGSGGSEKKEEAKEEKAETSAPAATSGSASGGSDDRVKASPLAKAMAKDAGIDLSTISGSGENGRIVKRDVEEATSSKPAPAPAPAPVQAAPTGSAAPAAAAPTPAANVPSFAFNAGGDNFVDTPVSQMRKAVSRLVTNSKFTAPHFYVTVEIAMDKAWEFRKKINEVAPVKISFNDLVVKACATNLLKHPVINSSWREDAIRENKDVHISVAVAIPDGLMMPVVRYANMKSLSQVNVEVKELVGLAKARKLGNDQMTGSTFSISNLGMFGIEEFTAILNPPNAAIMAVGGIQDKAVVRDGQVVPGKVMKVTLSCDHRVVDGASAAAFLNDVKASLENPIRLMV, encoded by the coding sequence ATGGCAGAAATTATCCGCATGCCCCGCATGAGCGACACGATGGAAGAAGGCAACATTGTCGACTGGCTCGTAGAAGAAGGCGAGGCCGTAGAACCCGGACAGACCCTGGCCGAAGTCGAAACCGACAAAGCCACCATGGAATTGGATTCTTACTTTGAAGGTGTACTTCTCCACATCGCCGTGAAGGAAGGTGCCGTTCCCATCGACGGAATCATCGCCGTGATCGGTGAGGAGGGAGAAGACTGGAAAGCCGCCATCGAAAGCGCCGGCGATGCCGGTGGGTCGGGAGGCTCCGAAAAGAAAGAAGAAGCGAAGGAAGAGAAGGCGGAGACATCCGCACCCGCCGCCACGAGTGGCTCCGCTTCCGGCGGAAGCGACGACCGCGTCAAGGCCAGCCCGCTTGCTAAAGCCATGGCGAAGGACGCTGGTATCGACCTGTCCACCATCTCCGGAAGCGGAGAGAATGGTCGTATCGTAAAGCGTGACGTTGAGGAAGCCACTTCCTCCAAGCCCGCTCCAGCACCGGCTCCGGCACCCGTGCAGGCAGCCCCAACCGGTTCCGCCGCACCCGCTGCTGCGGCGCCTACACCGGCGGCTAACGTTCCTTCCTTTGCATTTAACGCTGGAGGCGACAACTTCGTGGATACGCCCGTCAGCCAGATGCGGAAGGCCGTTTCTCGTTTGGTCACGAACAGCAAATTCACCGCGCCCCACTTCTACGTAACCGTAGAGATTGCGATGGACAAAGCCTGGGAGTTCCGCAAAAAGATCAACGAAGTAGCACCGGTGAAAATTAGCTTCAACGACCTCGTCGTGAAGGCGTGTGCTACTAATCTACTTAAGCACCCCGTCATCAACTCCAGCTGGCGGGAAGATGCCATTCGGGAAAATAAGGATGTCCACATCTCCGTCGCCGTCGCCATTCCCGATGGCCTCATGATGCCAGTTGTGCGCTACGCCAATATGAAGTCCCTTAGCCAGGTGAATGTAGAGGTGAAGGAACTCGTCGGTCTCGCGAAAGCCCGAAAGCTGGGCAACGACCAGATGACTGGCTCCACCTTCTCTATCTCTAACCTGGGTATGTTCGGCATTGAAGAGTTTACCGCTATCCTCAACCCACCGAACGCCGCCATCATGGCCGTTGGTGGTATCCAGGACAAAGCCGTGGTCCGCGACGGACAGGTCGTCCCCGGTAAAGTCATGAAAGTGACCCTCAGCTGTGACCACCGCGTGGTGGACGGTGCCTCCGCCGCCGCCTTTCTGAACGACGTAAAGGCCAGCCTCGAAAACCCCATCCGCTTGATGGTCTGA
- a CDS encoding phosphatidylserine decarboxylase family protein has product MKLPFRIHKEGRRMLTVTLAILTALTAIAFYFIPHVGWIVAGVLFVFFLIILQFFRNPRRLVPVEDDNIIYAPADGKVVVIEEAEEPEYFKERRLQVSIFMSPVNVHVNRNPIGGEVVYNAYHPGKYLVAWHPKSSTENERTTVVIDNGTTQILLRQIAGALAKRIKNYLEVGQTVRQGEDFGFIKFGSRVDIFLPLGTQLEVDLNQKVKGNKTVIARL; this is encoded by the coding sequence TTGAAACTACCTTTCCGCATCCACAAAGAGGGACGCCGCATGTTGACGGTGACGCTCGCGATCCTGACCGCACTGACGGCCATCGCTTTCTACTTTATCCCGCACGTAGGTTGGATTGTAGCTGGCGTACTCTTCGTTTTCTTCCTGATCATCCTGCAGTTTTTCCGGAACCCGCGGCGGCTCGTCCCCGTGGAAGATGATAATATTATTTACGCCCCGGCCGACGGCAAAGTGGTGGTAATCGAGGAAGCTGAAGAACCTGAATACTTTAAGGAACGGCGTCTACAGGTCAGCATTTTCATGTCTCCCGTGAATGTGCACGTTAACCGGAATCCCATCGGTGGCGAGGTGGTTTACAACGCCTACCACCCCGGTAAATACCTCGTGGCCTGGCACCCAAAAAGTAGTACCGAAAACGAACGGACGACCGTAGTAATTGATAACGGAACGACGCAAATTTTGCTACGGCAGATCGCCGGTGCGCTCGCCAAACGCATTAAAAATTACCTGGAAGTTGGCCAAACTGTACGGCAGGGAGAAGACTTTGGTTTCATCAAATTCGGTAGCCGAGTGGATATCTTTCTGCCACTGGGAACGCAGTTGGAAGTTGATCTCAACCAGAAGGTGAAGGGCAACAAGACGGTCATTGCCCGGTTGTAA
- a CDS encoding alpha-amylase family glycosyl hydrolase, with protein MQKLLLLFCFLCTLPLGAQIVTTDPAAPTDDQSVTITFDATQGTGGLADCNCDVYVHTGVITDAGEGWRYVATEWGVANPDWRMTPVAGEPNKYTYTYSPTIREYYGVPSSEAIEQISLVFRNADGSMEGKASGNQDIFVDVSQGGNVLGITATGDPEQQLWALGKPLPVQLGSTVAATLEVFDNGMLVQTTTGTSLSTDVILTSAGDHTIRFVATTSDGQVQEDEFTVTARLETMFTEPSSALVSAQGGDIVNLKGTSFIEARHQVFIDGTSSSLGISTEPSFDINAMIPAGLDVYTFRLETTYQGDTATDYVTFVLGDQTVADPPAGLQPGLTTMDDGSIMILLRAPGKNDVFIQHNFNNFAPTATTRMTKSIDGGTFWVELDDLPEEGDLLYQFLIDGDILQPDPFSKLILDPFNDPFISEETFAGIPPYPTAATSGILTWHRRQRPDYEWQSSADYERPDPDRMVVYEILIRDFLEDHSYTSLTDTLDYLERLGINVIELMPINEFEGNLSWGYNPSFHGALDKYYGSPEDLKAFVDACHQRGIAVVADIVYNHAFGQNPFERMWWDPSMNRPAADNPYFNVTPKDPLSFGSDFNHESPLTKEYVKVTTEYWLREFRLDGFRWDLSKGFTQRETTSFDAWAAYDPGRIAILKDYADHVWDVDPQAIMIMEHFAAQREEEELGQYGNSMYFWAGAGTHNNYLEGSMGYNEGGKSDLGSVLARNRGFSGLNLVGYMESHDEERMQTKNERFGNRMGDYDVRELATGLDRIELASTFFYTLPGPKMLWQFGELGYDFGLRECPNGQDSEDCKLDNKPILWEYREEPDRQDVYNWIADLNYLRNNFDFFHGEIVTSNFRGDVKSANLRGNDGEVVLLGNFGVTEVTVNNVFPSAGDWYDYGKDAFVAASGPSTSITLAPGEYHLFLDREITPGGQELETSVNDQSIARLKLEVSPNPTAGEMAISFSLAQPSHLTVELVDLNGRTIQQLFSGRSAAGERSLRLMANDVPSGMYFLRVTDGVGAAVRKVIIQ; from the coding sequence ATGCAAAAACTCTTACTTCTCTTCTGTTTCCTGTGCACCCTTCCCCTTGGGGCACAAATTGTTACGACTGACCCGGCAGCGCCGACGGACGACCAATCCGTCACCATCACCTTCGATGCAACTCAGGGTACCGGTGGCCTGGCCGACTGCAACTGTGACGTCTACGTTCATACCGGGGTCATCACCGATGCGGGGGAAGGTTGGCGTTACGTGGCCACCGAGTGGGGAGTCGCTAATCCAGATTGGCGGATGACGCCCGTCGCCGGTGAGCCCAATAAGTATACCTACACCTACTCTCCGACCATCCGGGAGTATTACGGCGTCCCGTCTAGTGAAGCCATCGAGCAGATCTCCCTCGTCTTCCGCAACGCGGACGGTAGCATGGAGGGGAAGGCCTCCGGCAATCAGGACATCTTTGTCGACGTCAGTCAGGGAGGTAATGTCCTCGGTATCACGGCTACGGGTGACCCTGAGCAGCAGTTGTGGGCCCTTGGCAAACCGCTCCCCGTACAGCTAGGTTCCACCGTGGCGGCAACCCTCGAAGTCTTTGATAACGGGATGCTGGTCCAGACTACGACGGGAACTTCCCTCAGTACCGACGTCATCCTCACTTCCGCTGGAGACCATACCATTCGCTTTGTGGCTACGACTTCAGACGGGCAGGTTCAGGAGGATGAATTCACCGTTACGGCGCGTTTGGAAACGATGTTTACCGAACCGTCTTCTGCTCTCGTAAGTGCGCAAGGTGGAGACATCGTTAACCTTAAGGGCACCTCCTTCATTGAAGCGCGCCACCAGGTTTTCATCGACGGCACCTCCAGCTCCCTGGGTATCTCTACGGAACCAAGCTTTGACATCAACGCTATGATCCCCGCTGGCCTGGACGTTTACACTTTCCGTTTGGAGACGACCTATCAAGGCGATACCGCTACCGATTACGTCACCTTCGTACTGGGTGACCAAACCGTGGCGGACCCACCCGCTGGCCTCCAGCCCGGTCTTACCACAATGGATGACGGTAGCATCATGATCCTGCTGCGCGCTCCTGGCAAGAACGATGTATTCATCCAGCACAACTTCAACAATTTTGCCCCGACGGCAACGACGCGGATGACCAAGTCCATTGACGGTGGCACGTTCTGGGTGGAATTAGACGATCTTCCCGAGGAAGGTGACCTGTTGTACCAATTCCTGATTGACGGCGATATCCTTCAACCGGACCCCTTCAGTAAATTGATTCTGGACCCATTCAATGATCCCTTCATCAGTGAGGAGACCTTTGCCGGTATCCCTCCCTACCCCACGGCGGCGACGTCCGGGATCCTTACCTGGCACCGGCGGCAGCGCCCTGATTACGAGTGGCAGAGCAGCGCCGACTATGAGCGCCCCGATCCGGACCGCATGGTGGTCTACGAGATCCTTATCCGCGATTTCCTGGAAGACCACAGCTATACCAGCCTCACGGATACGCTGGACTACCTTGAGCGCCTGGGTATCAACGTCATCGAACTGATGCCCATCAATGAATTTGAAGGCAACCTGAGTTGGGGCTACAACCCAAGTTTCCACGGTGCGCTGGATAAGTACTACGGTAGCCCTGAAGACCTTAAAGCTTTCGTGGATGCCTGCCACCAACGCGGCATTGCGGTGGTCGCCGACATCGTGTACAACCACGCCTTCGGCCAAAACCCCTTCGAGCGGATGTGGTGGGACCCGAGCATGAACCGCCCCGCCGCGGACAACCCTTACTTCAACGTGACGCCAAAGGACCCGCTCTCGTTCGGTAGTGACTTCAACCACGAAAGCCCGCTAACGAAGGAATACGTAAAAGTGACCACTGAGTACTGGCTGCGGGAATTTCGTCTGGACGGATTCCGGTGGGATCTATCCAAAGGGTTCACTCAGCGCGAAACAACCAGCTTCGACGCGTGGGCAGCCTACGACCCCGGCCGCATCGCTATCCTTAAAGATTACGCCGACCACGTTTGGGACGTCGACCCGCAGGCTATCATGATCATGGAGCACTTCGCCGCTCAGCGCGAAGAGGAAGAACTCGGCCAGTACGGCAACAGCATGTACTTCTGGGCCGGCGCCGGCACCCACAACAATTACCTGGAAGGCTCAATGGGCTATAATGAAGGCGGGAAAAGTGACCTCGGTTCCGTCCTGGCCCGTAACCGCGGTTTTAGCGGCCTCAACCTGGTGGGCTACATGGAGTCTCACGACGAAGAACGGATGCAGACCAAGAACGAGCGCTTCGGCAACCGGATGGGCGACTATGACGTACGCGAGCTGGCTACCGGCCTCGACCGCATCGAACTAGCGAGTACCTTCTTCTACACCCTCCCCGGCCCGAAGATGCTGTGGCAATTCGGCGAACTGGGCTACGACTTTGGCCTCAGGGAATGCCCCAATGGCCAGGACAGCGAAGACTGTAAACTCGACAACAAACCCATCCTATGGGAGTACCGCGAAGAGCCCGACCGCCAGGACGTTTACAATTGGATTGCTGACCTCAATTACCTGCGGAACAATTTCGACTTCTTCCACGGGGAAATCGTGACCAGCAACTTCCGCGGCGACGTGAAGAGCGCCAATCTAAGGGGTAACGACGGCGAGGTGGTCCTCCTAGGTAACTTTGGCGTAACCGAGGTTACGGTGAATAATGTGTTCCCCAGTGCCGGCGATTGGTACGACTACGGTAAGGATGCATTTGTAGCGGCCAGCGGCCCCTCCACCAGCATTACCCTGGCTCCCGGTGAGTACCACCTTTTCCTCGATCGGGAGATTACCCCCGGAGGTCAGGAACTGGAAACCTCGGTGAATGATCAATCGATCGCCCGCCTTAAGCTGGAGGTCAGCCCGAACCCAACGGCCGGTGAAATGGCCATATCCTTCAGCCTGGCACAACCGAGCCACCTTACCGTGGAGTTGGTTGACCTGAACGGGCGGACGATTCAGCAACTGTTCTCCGGCCGCTCTGCTGCGGGAGAACGTTCCCTCCGGCTAATGGCAAATGATGTCCCCTCCGGTATGTACTTCCTCCGGGTGACGGATGGCGTAGGCGCCGCCGTGCGAAAGGTGATCATTCAGTAA
- a CDS encoding 2TM domain-containing protein yields the protein MSRRDHRKKFEDKTLPEKKLEFRRHLRTYLVMVFMFFVISTFLTGGGWWIWPALGWGIGVAMQGLSIYGPLADPEDSHPREEDHLEPLPDLRDNYDDRKFGRPQRNPEPLGRGYSEEDLV from the coding sequence ATGTCCCGCCGCGACCACCGCAAGAAGTTTGAAGACAAGACCTTACCAGAAAAGAAGCTGGAATTCCGCCGCCATCTGAGGACCTACCTCGTGATGGTCTTCATGTTTTTTGTGATCAGCACCTTTCTTACCGGCGGCGGATGGTGGATCTGGCCCGCACTGGGCTGGGGCATTGGCGTCGCCATGCAGGGCCTGAGCATCTACGGGCCACTAGCGGACCCGGAAGATTCCCACCCCCGCGAAGAAGATCATTTGGAGCCCCTACCCGACCTCAGAGATAATTACGACGATCGGAAATTTGGGCGCCCGCAACGGAACCCTGAACCACTTGGTCGGGGCTACAGCGAAGAGGATCTGGTTTAG